From Silurus meridionalis isolate SWU-2019-XX chromosome 14, ASM1480568v1, whole genome shotgun sequence, a single genomic window includes:
- the ccdc47 gene encoding PAT complex subunit CCDC47 produces MRHCLLLLPALLLLLALPDTRGRYNDDFDDGEDLTEFDDNDFAEFEDVADEAAVEVEKEPPTRPPPSSALEEDDEDEATVENEDGQDEFEDGDGQDQDIYSMYDNEEFEGHDTTNPSNKDTLIYREVPAHLQNSWESYYMEILMVTGLLAYIMNYIIGKNKNSRLAQAWFNSHRELLESNFALVGDDGTSKEPTSTGKLNQENEHIYNLWCSGRVCCEGMLIQLKFLKRQDLLNVLARMMRPVCDQVQIKVTLNDEDMDTFVFAVGHRKAMGRMQKEMQDLSEFCGDKPKSGAKYNLPESLTILSEMGEVTDGVMDNKMVHYITNNADKIESIHFSDQFSGPKVMQEEGQPLKLPETKKTLLFTFNVPGMGNTSPKDMDGLLPLMNMVIYSIDKVKKLRLNREGKMKAEKNRARVEENFLKQTHAQRQEAAQTRREEKKRAEKERIMNEEDPERQRRLEEAVQRREQKKMEKKQMKMKQIKVKAM; encoded by the exons ATGAGGCACTGTCTCTTGCTGCTCCCTgcactcctgctgctgctggctCTGCCGGACACCAGGGGGCGCTATAACGACGACTTCGATGACGGCGAAGACCTGACTGAGTTCGACGACAACGACTTCGCCGAGTTTGAAGACGTCGCAGACGAGGCGGCAGTTGAGGTGGAGAAAGAGCCTCCAACCAGACCGCCGCCTTCATCCGCTCTCGAGGAGGACGATGAGGACGAAGCCACGGTGGAGAACGAGGACGGGCAAGATGAGTTTGAGGACGGAGATGGACAG gatcAAGACATCTACAGCATGTACGACAACGAGGAGTTTGAGGGCCATGATACGACCAACCCGTCCAACAAGGACACGCTCATCTACCGGGAG GTCCCAGCACATCTGCAGAACAGCTGGGAGAGCTACTACATGGAGATCCTGATGGTGACGGGCCTCCTGGCGTACATCATGAATTACATCATTGGCAAGAACAAGAACAGCAGGCTGGCCCAGGCTTGGTTTAACTCGCACAGGGAGCTGCTGGAGAGCAACTTCGCCCTCGTCG GTGATGACGGGACGAGTAAGGAGCCGACCAGCACAGGGAAGCTGAACCAGGAGAACGAGCACATCTACAACCTGTGGTGCTCAGGACGTGTCTGCTGTGAAGGCATGCTCATTCAGCTCAAG TTTCTTAAAAGACAGGATCTGCTCAACGTTCTGGCCAGGATGATGAGACCTGTTTGTGACCAAGTG CAAATCAAAGTAACACTAAATGACGAGGACATGGACACATTCGTGTTTGCAGTCGGACACCGGAAGGCCATGGGACGCATGCAGAAGGAGATGCAGGACCTG AGCGAGTTCTGCGGGGACAAGCCCAAGTCGGGGGCGAAGTACAACCTCCCTGAGTCTCTGACCATCCTATCAGAGATGGGCGAGGTCACGGATGGAGTGATGGACAACAAG atggtaCATTACATCACTAACAATGCCGACAAAATCGAGTCCATCCATTTCTCGGACCAATTTTCTGGTCCAAAAGTTATGCAAGA GGAGGGTCAGCCCTTAAAGCTCCCTGAGACCAAGAAAACGCTGCTGTTTACATTTAATG tgcctGGAATGGGTAACACTTCTCCCAAAGACATGGATGGCCTGCTGCCACTTATGAACATGGTGATCTACAGCATTGACAAAGTCAAGAAGTTGCGCCTCAACAGAGAG gggAAGATGAAGGCAGAAAAGAACCGTGCCCGGGTTGAGGAGAACTTCCTGAAGCAGACTCACGCTCAGAGGCAGGAAGCTGCGCAGACACGCcgggaggagaaaaagagagcggAGAAAGAGCGAATAATGAACGAGGAGGACCCTGAGAGACAGCGCCGTCTAGAG GA